The Fusarium poae strain DAOMC 252244 chromosome 2, whole genome shotgun sequence nucleotide sequence TTTACCATCCCCTGGTTTTTGCGCAGGCAGGGTAATGCCTTAACCCGATTAGTTGAATGTTATTTCTATGTATAGGGCGCGCAAAAACCAGGGGATGGCAAGAACCCCCTTCTATGACTTATGTAATATGCTACAACTGTACATTTTCCACAATTGAAAATAGCATGGTAACCTGATTAGCCTAGATATAGCCACAGTGTAGTGAGTATCCTTACATGAGTGAAATGCAAATCTATCTGGCCGACTTTGTAAAGCTTGGGCAATAATATGCTAAGCTACCtagagtaggtaggtaggtatgctGAGAGACGCTCGAACGTCAGAGCGCTAATTGCCCTTGCCGATTGGTTCAATATCACTTACACAATCTAGCTTAGGGTTATGGACGACCATGCAGCATATCATACTTTTAGGAGGATCCCATCAAACAAACTCATTGCAGATAAAAGTCACGGCACTTTTACATCCTGGGTGGAGATATGTCACTGGGAAAGCACAGTTGCTTCTTATCAAGTCATAGACAGCTTAATACTGGACTACACTGGTTCAGCAATCAGAGCATTTTAATTCCTCGAGAATGGGGGCATAAACAATGTAGAAATTGAGAGCCATTGATAGCATCTTATGATCTGACGGGTCAATTAAAATAATAGGATAGGTCAAGGTCAGAAAACTCTCATCGCCAGCAACCTCGTACTGGCAGAAGCAATGTGCAGTCTGCTGGAAACTAAAGACCCGGCTGGATGGTATGCTGCCATCATCTGCTAAGCAAGGCCAACCCTGCTTAGGTAGCTCGGGAGAGCAACATGAGATCTCAATTACATAGTGACGGGCTGACAAACTTCAGCCATGGATATCCTAGCTGGAAACAAGCCTCGGTAGTttgatataggtatccctcgaagtctaatgcaaaatcgatagatatagctttattataaaaaataggactcttagagtaaccttaatcttatataaatataaaagcactGTAAAATATACCTGCTATATAACctacttatccttcctttaatataaagataagacCACTTTTAGACCccttaaatagaaaaagacTAGGCCTTATCAGTTAACTTGCTCAGCTTATCCTATCCTGATCCCTATTACTAACTGACCCTAGCTACAACAACGGAATGACAGACAAACCAAAACCTGCTATACGCAAGAGCTTGCAGAGGTCCTGCCACTATCGCTATAGGCAGGGGTCAAGCCTCGGTAGAAGCACCGAGCGCCTTAACCTTTCGGGTGGGCCACAATTGACCACGCAATGTATACATAGTTCCAGATCTACCTGCGGATAGTAATTGTGAACACAGCTCCTCCTCGCCTGCTGATGCCCCACGGGCCTCAAGGCTCACGAAAGCGGCAGATAGAAGTCTAGAACATAGAGGTTTTACTAGTACTGGACCCTATAAAACATGGCTGCTCCTAGCTATCTATGTCGCGCAGGGTCTAGTTGTTTTGTGTCGCATGCAATGCTTACTGGTCGGCTTTACTCCCTTCAACTTGATTGGTCGATCTGCGACTCTTGAAACAAATACCTTTATCGAGAATATGCTTGTTGATCGTTAATGTTTGGCCCAACTCAGCGTTCTGCAAAGCGGTGTGATTGTTAAAGGTAAATTCAGAGACACTTCATATTAATACTACCCCGGGTCTCGATCCGGGCATGTCCGCCGAAACGAAACTGCTGAGCTGTTCAGCATTCGCCAGAAAGGGAGTCCCTGCTCGCCATGTTACATTGAGTTTTGAGAAGAAAGGAATGAGAAAAAGcagtgagaagaaggaaagtgTGCAAATCATATCCATATTCTTAGCTGCTGGTGAGTATGCCCTTTCCGAGACATAGACAACTCATCCAACACGTAACAAGTACATTCTCCTTATTCGTATTTTCACGACATGCCCCAGTACTGCTTAAGTCCTACATAGATATCCTAGATTGCTAGTGAGGATAAGGTATTGAGCAAACTCATTTTTAATTTAGGATCAGTAATCAACCATTTCGTGCCCATCATTGACTCGTGTGGACGTGGTGCTGAACTGTCTTACGTATGCTCAGACTTGGAACCAGTCAGCCTAGCATATACTAAGTGCGTAGCCATGAGTATATGGTAATAAAAATGAACTGGGCTTGAAGCTCTCATGCATGCTTCATTAGCCTAGGAAGATGAGGCAATCTTTATGAAGTCAAAAGATACCTAGTGCAAAAGGAATCTCCGGtacagggaatcgaaccctgggcTCCGCGGTACTGATCTCTCAAGTTATGAGAGCGCGAAATGTTAGCCACTACACCATACCGGACTTGTTGATATCCTGGGCTTCAATCGAATATCACATAGCCCAGAGTGTGGAGACGAACGTTTACCGTCACCCTTCAGACAAGCTTAGAACATTGGCCATTTTACTTTGTTTATTGTGATATCTCTCCCATTGGTATTACTAAGTTCACGAGACAGTGACTGTCACATTGCCCATAAAGTTCTCGCTAGAGTTGCCTACAAAAATGGTAAAATCTCCAGGCTCAACAACATACTTCATCTTGCGGTTCCAGAGGCCCCATTCCTCAACCTTGAGGTCGATCTTGACAGTTTCAGTCTTATCAGCCCTGACAGCAACCTTCTTAAAACCTTTGAGCTGGTACCGAGGAACGTCGACTGATGCGAGCATGTCTTTGACATACAGTTGAACAACCTCGGAGCCATCACGCTTGGACTTGTTGCTGACGTTAACAGAAACTGTGATTGTGTCGGATGACGTTACGTTCTTCTTGGAAACAGATATTTTGGAGAATTCGAACTTGCTGTATGACAGGCCATAGCCGAACGTGTAGAGAGCTTCGGGGTTTTCGAGAATGTAGTTGTTACCGAACTCGAGGGTGCCGTTTTCGTAAATCTTACCCGGGTTGGGATAGGCACGCGCAGAGTTGAGGTAATCGTAGTAGATGGGTGTAGTGCCGACATCGTAAGGGAAACTAACAGAAAGCTTGCCGGAGGGATTGACATTACCGTAGAGGATATCAGCGAGAGCATGGCCTCCCTCCTGGGACTGGTAGAACTGCTGAACAAGGGCGGCAGCCTCCTTAGAGATCCATGGCTCAGTGATTGGTTTTCCAGAGCTGTAAACAACGACGGTAGGTTTTCCAGTGTCTATAATTGCCTTGACGAGCTTGGGCATGGCACCGATGAGGTTCAGATTGCTAGCATCGATATGCTCGCCGGTGGTGGCGTTGAGGCCTCCCCAGAGCTCGTTCTGGTCACGAGTCCAGGTTCCGACAACAATGACAGCAACATCCGCGGATTCAGCAGCAGCGATGGCATCTTCGAAGCCAGACTCATCTGAGGACCACCGCTCGCAGCCTTGGGTGAAGGTGACTTTGCCTTTACTTGCAGCCTTGATACCATCATAGGGAGTGACACCTCTGGTCATGGCAGTATGAATAACATAGTCACCGTACTATGCAATGTCAGTGGACGTTTTCCAAGGTGGCAAAGGTGGCACTTACGTTGACGTAGCCGTGGGCCATGGGGCCAATAACGGCAACATTGGCATCCTTCTTCAATGGAAGAACGTTCTCGTGGTTCTCAAGTAGAACGATACTCTCAGCATCAAGCTGTCGAGCTACCTTTTTGTGAGCCTTGGTGTTAACATAATCCCAGATCTTGTCGTCGGCAACACCAGTAAAGGGTTTCTCGAAAAGACCCATCTTGAACTTGGAACGAAGAACTCGGGACACAGCTGTGTCGACGATCTTCTCATCCagcttgccagccttgacAAGTTCAGGAATGATCTCGAAACTCCAGTAGCCACCACCCATCTCGGCATCGTTACCAGCAGGAAGAGCCTATGGCTAGTTAGTAGAGGGCTTATCACGTTGCGGAAGAAACTCACCTCAAGAGTAATGCACTCATCGTCCTCGAGGGGGCAGACATGAAATGCTTGGGCAAGGCGAGCAGTTCCACCGGCATCAGAGATGacatagtatttataatccCATTCGTCTCGAAGGATATCTGTCAGGAGGTGGGAATCCGAGACAACTGGGACACCGTCATATGAGTTGTAGGAGGACATTATGGAAGTTGCCCCGCCATCAATGATGGCTCTCTTGAAGGGTGGGAGATAGAGAGACCGTAGCTGTCGCTCACCACCATGCACAGGTGCAGTGTTGATCCCTTGCTCGGGTGTAGCAAACGCAGCCTGCACTATTAGCCAtcaaggttg carries:
- a CDS encoding hypothetical protein (SECRETED:SignalP(1-18)~CAZy:GH3), translating into MKLCSYVCAAVLATAGQAAKDKPVYKDPKASVDDRVSDLLGRMTIEDKTAQLIQGDMTNYLNLTTEAVNKTGLEWNFKYRANSIWTGLYANMTTIKRAAKLGQDYLMKETELGIPAFVQSEGLHGVLILNGTIFNSPIGMGCSFNPELIEKMADIIATESRALGINQLFSPQVDLARELRFGRVEECFSEDPYLAGEMGYRYVKGLQAGGVSAMVKHYAAFATPEQGINTAPVHGGERQLRSLYLPPFKRAIIDGGATSIMSSYNSYDGVPVVSDSHLLTDILRDEWDYKYYVISDAGGTARLAQAFHVCPLEDDECITLEALPAGNDAEMGGGYWSFEIIPELVKAGKLDEKIVDTAVSRVLRSKFKMGLFEKPFTGVADDKIWDYVNTKAHKKVARQLDAESIVLLENHENVLPLKKDANVAVIGPMAHGYVNYGDYVIHTAMTRGVTPYDGIKAASKGKVTFTQGCERWSSDESGFEDAIAAAESADVAVIVVGTWTRDQNELWGGLNATTGEHIDASNLNLIGAMPKLVKAIIDTGKPTVVVYSSGKPITEPWISKEAAALVQQFYQSQEGGHALADILYGNVNPSGKLSVSFPYDVGTTPIYYDYLNSARAYPNPGKIYENGTLEFGNNYILENPEALYTFGYGLSYSKFEFSKISVSKKNVTSSDTITVSVNVSNKSKRDGSEVVQLYVKDMLASVDVPRYQLKGFKKVAVRADKTETVKIDLKVEEWGLWNRKMKYVVEPGDFTIFVGNSSENFMGNVTVTVS